One Nitrospirota bacterium DNA window includes the following coding sequences:
- a CDS encoding 3-isopropylmalate dehydrogenase, producing the protein MTKSYNIAVIPGDGTGPEVIAEGIKVLQAAEGKFGFKLNPTYFDFGGERYLKTGETLPDGAVDELKKFHAIYLGAIGHPDVRPGILEKGILLRLRFELDQYINLRPVKLYPGVDCPLKDKKPEDIDFVVVRENTEGLYAGAGGVLKKGTPDEVAIQESINTRKGVERCIRYAFEYCKKRNKINKLTLCGKTNVLTFAWDLWERTFYEVAKEYPDIKVDYAHVDAITMWFVKNPEWFDVIVTDNMFGDIITDLGAMIQGGMGIAAGGNINPQGVSMFEPIGGSAPKYKGKNIINPLAAICAGGMMLEHLGEEGAGKLVEKAVMEVTGKHLKSLAAGQMGYTTTEVGDLVVRYIKEL; encoded by the coding sequence GTTCAAACTCAATCCGACATATTTTGACTTTGGCGGAGAAAGATATTTAAAGACAGGCGAGACTCTTCCTGATGGTGCTGTGGATGAGCTAAAAAAATTTCACGCCATTTATCTTGGAGCTATCGGCCATCCAGATGTGAGACCCGGCATCCTCGAAAAGGGTATACTGCTGAGGCTACGATTTGAGCTCGACCAGTATATAAACCTGAGGCCTGTAAAACTTTACCCTGGGGTTGACTGCCCGCTGAAGGATAAGAAACCGGAGGACATAGACTTTGTTGTTGTGAGGGAGAACACAGAGGGACTATATGCAGGCGCAGGTGGCGTTCTGAAAAAGGGCACGCCTGATGAGGTGGCAATACAGGAATCCATAAACACAAGAAAGGGTGTTGAGCGCTGCATCCGCTATGCCTTTGAATACTGTAAAAAGAGAAATAAGATAAACAAGCTCACCCTGTGCGGAAAGACAAATGTGCTTACCTTTGCCTGGGATTTATGGGAAAGGACATTCTACGAAGTGGCAAAAGAGTATCCTGATATAAAAGTTGACTATGCGCATGTTGATGCAATAACAATGTGGTTTGTCAAGAACCCTGAATGGTTTGACGTGATTGTTACTGATAATATGTTTGGTGATATAATTACTGACCTTGGCGCAATGATACAGGGAGGGATGGGAATAGCTGCTGGAGGAAATATTAACCCTCAGGGTGTCAGCATGTTTGAGCCTATCGGAGGCTCTGCGCCAAAATACAAGGGCAAAAATATTATTAACCCTCTTGCTGCCATATGTGCAGGCGGAATGATGCTCGAGCACCTCGGCGAGGAGGGTGCAGGCAAACTTGTTGAAAAAGCAGTGATGGAGGTTACAGGAAAACACCTGAAGAGTCTTGCAGCAGGCCAGATGGGTTACACGACAACAGAGGTTGGAGACCTTGTAGTCAGGTATATCAAAGAGCTATAA